AAAAGGGGAATGGGTCGCACTGACGGGCGCCAACGGCAGCGGCAAATCCAGCCTCGTCCGGACCTTCAACGGGCTGCTTGTTCCTTCCGGCGGCAGTCTTACGGCGGCCGGGCTTGATTTGCGGTCACCCGAAAACCGCAGCGCCGTCAAACGGAGCATCCAGCTCGTCTTTCAGAGCCCGGAAGCTCAGACCATCGGCTCAACACCGGAGGAGGATGTCGCCTTTGGTCTTGAGAACCGGGGAATTTCCCGGGAGGAGATGAAGACGCGGACGCTGAACGCGCTGCGGCGGGCGGGCCTTGGGCACAAAGCCGGTGCGCCCGTATCGGAGCTGTCGGGAGGAGAGCGGCAGCGCCTGGCCATCGCCTGCTGCCTGGCGCTGGAAGCGGAGATGATCATTTTTGACGAAGCAACTTCCATGCTGGACCCGGTCTCCCGCAAAGAGATCTTCGCGTTCAGCCGGGAATTGTGGCGGCGGGGAGTTACCGTGCTGTGGGTGACGCAGCGGATGGAGGAGCTGGCAGCGGCGGAGCGCGTAGCCGTTATGGACTTTGGACGGCTGGTGTACGACGGCGATCCGCGGACGCTCTTTTATGACTCCGGGCTGCCTGCCGCGCTTCGCTGGGAAGATTCCCCCGTCATCGGCATCGGCCGGATGATGCGGGACAGCGGCTGGCCGGCCGAGCTGCTGCCGCTGACGGAACAGCAGTTGGAGGAGACGCTATGCCGATACAGCTGACCGGCGTGTCCTACCGTTACGGCCACTCCCCCGCCCTGCGCGATATCAATCTGCTGATTCCGGAAGGCGGTCTTACGGTCCTGTGCGGCGTAACGGGCAGCGGCAAATCTACGCTGCTTCGGCTGCTTTCCGGGCTTGAGAAGCCTTCCTCGGGCAGCATTGACTATTCGCACGCGGACTCCTCCGCTTCCGTCTCTATCGTCTTCCAGCAGCCGGAGAGCCAGCTCTTCGCCGGAAGCGTCAGGAAGGATGTCGAGTATGGATTGGAGCAGCGGGACGTCCCTGAGCCTCGGCGGAGCGAGGCGGCAGACCGGGCGATGCGGCAGGCGGGACTCGCCCCCGAACAATACGGCCAGCGCTCGCCGTTCCTGCTGAGCGGCGGCGAGAAGCGCCGCGTCTGCATCGCCGGGGCCATCGCCCCCTGCCGCGGCTGCTTTTGCTGGACGAGCCGACAGCCGGGCTCGACCCGCCCGCCGCCCGCGCGCTGCTGGAGACCGCCGCGGAGCTGAAACGCGGCGGCTATACGATCGTGGTCGCCACGCACGATCTGGACTGCTTCTTCCCGCTGGCCGATCAGGTCGCGGTGCTGGCGCAAGGAGCCTTGCGCTATAGCGGGCCGCCGGACGGCCTGTGGAAGGGTGCCCGCGTGCTGGAAGACGCGGGCCTCGAACCTCCGGCCTATATAAGGATCGGCCGGATGCTCATGCGCCAAGGCGGGCTGGACGTGCTGCCCGCCGGCGCAGGGGATTTGCTGGCGAAGCTGGACCCGCTTCGCCTTGCTTACCCCGGAGGCGGAGCCTGTCCGGGGGCGGGCAACGGAGAGCGGCCTGCTGCGGCCTGCCTTTCCTTTACCGCTGGAGGCGCAGCTTCAGACGCAATCACCGCCTCCGATACCGATACGGACTTGGCGGATGGCAGCGGCAGCGCCAAACGACAGGGCGGAACGGTCTTGCGGACGCTCGACCCGCGGGTAAAATGGCTGGCGATGGCGCTGTGGTCGCTCGTGCTTCTGGGAATGAAGAGCATTCTTCCCCTCGCGCTCGCCACTGTGCTAGTTGCCGTGCTCTTGGCCTGCGGGGGCATAACACGGAAACGGGCGGTCTGGTTCTACCGGCCGTTCCTGCCGATGTTTCTGTTTCTATGGCTTCTGTCAGCCTTTTCATGGAGCGGATCCGACGGAGCGGCCTCCTTTGCCTTTTCACCCGAAGGGGCCTTAACCGGCGGCCTCGCCGTCCTCCGGCTGGGGCTGCTCGTTTCGCTCGGGTTCCTGTTCACCGAGACCACCTCGGGAGGGCCGCTGCGCGAGGGGCTGGAGTGGGCGATTGCGCCGCTGGGAAGGCTGGGCGTCAGAACGCGGAATTGGTCGCTCGCCGTATCCGTCACCTTGCAGTTTATCCCCTGGATTCTGGGCAAAATCTCCGCGCTTCAGCTGGCGCTCGCTTCCCGGGGCAGCCGAAAACGGGGGCTGGCGCGCTGGACGCCGCGGCAGATTTCACTGATGGCGGTCCCCCTGCTTCTGCAGGTCATCGGAATGGGAGACGAGCTGTCCACCGCCATCGAAGCCCGCGGCTATGACCCTTCGAAGCCGCGTACGCCCTGGCTTGTTCTGAGCTGGCGGCGGAAGGACACGGCGGCGCTGCTGCTCATCCTGCTCGCGGCGGCGCTGCTGTGGTGGCTCTCCCGCAGCGGATAGCCCCGCCGATCAGCCGCCTCCGGCCAGCTGGAAGGAAGCTGCTGCCTGCGGAGTCTTCATCTTCCCGTTTCGCCAGGAGACCCAGACCGCGATATACCGCATAAATAAGCCTGCCAGAGCCCATGAGGGCCACAGCAGGCTTATTGGCGTTATGCTATAATGACGCCTTATTCTTCAATCTTGATTGCGGCCGGCTTCGTATCGCCGATTTCCGCCAGATCGTCCAGCGCGTATTCCACAAGCGCCTTAAAGTTGTTCGAGGAGGTCGTCGCACCGCTTACCGCGTCCACTGAACCGATAGACTGTTTCTCAACAAGCTGCTTCTCCAGCTCTTCCGTATATTTGGCCGGATAGGTCTTGTTCTTGGCTTCCATCGCCGTCTTGTAATCGGCGTCTTCCGTCTTCAGCTTGCCGGCTTCGTTCACGTAATCGAACTGTACGCTTGCGATCTTGTGGTCCTTAATCTCCAGATCGATCTGTGGCTTCCAGCCGTGGTCGTCGAACGTGTCGGCGGCTACTTTGTACGTACCGTCCTCATACAGCGGAACGATGGCCGTCGCCGTGTCTCCGGCTTCCGCTTTGATCAGAGCAGCGGCGGCAAGCTCATTGAAGTTTCTGGACGAATGCGTTGCTCCGGAAACCGCATCGACCTTGGCTGCGTCCTGTGAGGTTACCAGCTCTTGCCCCAGCTTGTCGAAGGCTTCGCGGGGCGTGAATTTATTGGCTTCCGAGAATCCTTTGATATAGGCTTCGTTCTTGCTTCTGAGCTCGCCTGCTTCATTGATGTAATCATAATAAGCCTTCTCGATCTTGCCTCCGGTTACAGTCACTTCCACATAAGCCTTCCAGTTTCTCACATCGTTGCGGTCATACTCGGCTTTGTAGACTCCATCTTTAAAAACACCCGCAGCCGGCGCTGCGGAAGTTTCCGCCGTACTAGTCGCCGCTGTCGTCGGCTCGCTGCTTGGGCTTGCTGTCGCAGCCGAGTTGTTATTCGAATTTCCGCAAGCCGTCAGAATAAGCGTCAACATCAGAAGAAGCACGGATAAGTTCTTTGTGTTTTTCATTCCATAACCCCCAGTTATGTTATTTTTTTCACATCCTTATTTTAACATTTTAGGTCCGTGTCGTACATTTATTTACATCTTCCAGCGCAAAAAATCAGCCGACACGTTTGGAATGAAGACAAAATTGCAAATTCCTGCACATTCCATGAAACAAAAAAGCTGTCCCCCAGCCGCTCATGGCGGCTTCATCAGAGGACAGCCTTTTGCTATTTCCGCGCTTTCGGATGGCGGGAGACGAGCCTCACCAGATCCAGCGTCAGCACGGGCAGGGACAGGGAGACGGGATAAGCCAGGTAACGGGGCTCCCATTCCGGCGAAAATTTCTCCTTGTAGCGGCGGAGGCCCAAGAATCCGTACCAATGCCCTCCGCGCTTGAAGACCAGATGGGCGATTTTCTCTTCACGGAGCGAGCCCGCGTTCCGGCCTACGCTGGACAGAGGCGCGTTGCCGAGATTGAACCTTGCGTACCCCTCGGCCTTGGCCCATTCCAGCAGAGAGATAAACAGGAAGTCCATCGTTCCGTTCGGACTTTTCAGGCGATGGCGCATCAGGTCGATGGAAACGGCAGCTCCGCCGTCGTAGCCCGGCGCAAGCGAGGCGAAGGCGATAACGGCGTCTTCGGCATCCCGCAGCAGGGCAAGCGGCGCAAGCTGCAGATACGATTCGTCAAACCATCCGAGCGAATAGCCTTTTTCCGCCCGGCCTCTCAGCCATTCCTCCGAAATCTGCCGAAGCTCTTGCAGCAGCTCCGCCCCGTGCGGAGGCTTTGCCAATTCGAACGTGCAGCCTTCGCGTTCAAAGCGGTGGGCTACACTCCGCAAATCGCTGTTTCTTTTGCCGCCGAGGGTGAACCGGTCCAGCGGCACCAGCGCCTCTTCGCCAAGTTTAAAGAAGCGGTAGCCCTGCTCATGATAGATCGGCAGATAGGCGGGCGTCGCCTGGTAGAAGACCACGGTAAGACCGTACCTGTCAGCCTCCGTCCGAAACTCGCTGATCGCGTCGTTCACAAGATTTCGAGGGCCGAGCGGGTCGCCGAGCACGACAAGCTTGTCCCGCACTCTGGCAAAAGGAAACATGACCTTCCCGTCCTGCGCCCAGTAGAAGCTCTTGTCGCCCGTGAAGAGCACATGGGTCAGGGCGTTGCCGGGTTCCGTCTCCAGATACCGCCGCAGCCGGTCCATGTCCGGCGGCGCGGTCAGCGCCTCCGCCCGCCGGTTGGGCCGAAGCGCCACAACCATGGAGAGCAGCAGCCAGGCCGCCGCCAATCCGCCCACAGCCGTATAGGCGAAATGGCCGTGCTGCTGCAGCCATTCGGGCTGCGCTCCGGGCCGCAGGGCTTTGAAGAAGCCGCGGTGCGAGTAGCTTGCCAGCAGATCATAGCTCAAGGCGATGAAGGATGTCAGCAGCAGCCACCCCAGCAGGCTTTGCCGCGAAATCGGCGCGCTGATCCGGTAGAAACGCGCCCTTGAAATCCACAGAAGAAAGGCGACTAGCAGCAGAAAGATCGCCTCTTCGTAATCAAAACCTTTGGTAAAGGCGAACACTGCTCCAAGACCCAGCAGAACGCCCGACCAGATATAGGCTCTGCGGATGTGCAGCGAAATGCCCCTGGATAGCAGCACCAGCATAAAGCCGATTACCACCGATAAATGATGCGAGAGCCGCATGATCGGAAGCGACAGAAGATTCTCCGTGAAGCGCAGCCGGTACAGCAGCTCGGGAGTGGCCGCCGACAGCAGCAGAATCAGGCCGGCCACAAGGACAAGCTTGCCGAGCGCCCATCCGCCAAGATCGCTCAGAAAGGTGTACTGGCCGGGCCACCCCCAAATCTTTTGCCAAGTGTTAAGGGACGTCTCCATGGCCGAACCGCGCAGCAGCCGTATGCCCTGTTGTCCGATTTCGAGCGCCGCCAGCACAAGTCCGATCAGCCATGGAACGACATAATAGAACAGACGGAAAATGACGAGTACCGCCATCGCCCGTTCGCTTGCATATCCCATCTGCTGCATTCCAAGCAGCGCGATCAGATCAAATGCGCCGATGCCTCCAGGGGCCATGCTGAGTATGCCCGCAATCGCCGCAATGACGTACAGACTCATCACCGGCTGGAAATGAACGCCGCCCAAAATGTATCCCGCGATCACCGAAAAGGTAATTCCCGCGCTGAGCCATTCCAGCAATGAGGAGCCCACCGAGGCGTATACCGTCATCCACGGCGTTCTCCCTTCTCCCCGGTTGATCCATTTGGCGAACAGAGAGGAACGCTGGACGATGATAAAAAAGGGCAGATAGAGCGCCATGCCCCAAACGGCGAACACAAGCCACCGATGCTCGCGGAGGAGCTCCTCCCCCGGCAGAATGCCGAAGAGGTTGGCCCAGGACAGCAGCGACAGGCCCGTAATCATGAGCGGCGACAAAAAGACGATCGCCGGCGTCAGGACCGCTGTGGGCACTCCGCTTTTTTTATAGAGCAGCGTACGCAGACCGACTCCCGCCAGACCGGCAAATCCAATCAAATTGTTGAAGGTATTGGCGATCCACGAATAGCGGAAGGTGCTCCATACCCCGATCTTCATCCGGAAGTGGGCGCGGATCAGAAAATCGTAGGCGCTCATGGCCGCAACCGCCGCCAGCGCCGTCGCCATCATCCGCAGAATATCCGGCACCGGAA
This region of Paenibacillus sp. URB8-2 genomic DNA includes:
- a CDS encoding ATP-binding cassette domain-containing protein, with amino-acid sequence MINVSHLNLTLLDGQQSLTVLQDINIHIEKGEWVALTGANGSGKSSLVRTFNGLLVPSGGSLTAAGLDLRSPENRSAVKRSIQLVFQSPEAQTIGSTPEEDVAFGLENRGISREEMKTRTLNALRRAGLGHKAGAPVSELSGGERQRLAIACCLALEAEMIIFDEATSMLDPVSRKEIFAFSRELWRRGVTVLWVTQRMEELAAAERVAVMDFGRLVYDGDPRTLFYDSGLPAALRWEDSPVIGIGRMMRDSGWPAELLPLTEQQLEETLCRYS
- a CDS encoding energy-coupling factor ABC transporter ATP-binding protein, which produces MPIQLTGVSYRYGHSPALRDINLLIPEGGLTVLCGVTGSGKSTLLRLLSGLEKPSSGSIDYSHADSSASVSIVFQQPESQLFAGSVRKDVEYGLEQRDVPEPRRSEAADRAMRQAGLAPEQYGQRSPFLLSGGEKRRVCIAGAIAPCRGCFCWTSRQPGSTRPPPARCWRPPRS
- the mprF gene encoding bifunctional lysylphosphatidylglycerol flippase/synthetase MprF produces the protein MHTNKQRLEQIKLVRLLVSIYRIKAVRVLFPLIIIVLVYLEGQHELKGVRLAQTLHELRHVPVPDILRMMATALAAVAAMSAYDFLIRAHFRMKIGVWSTFRYSWIANTFNNLIGFAGLAGVGLRTLLYKKSGVPTAVLTPAIVFLSPLMITGLSLLSWANLFGILPGEELLREHRWLVFAVWGMALYLPFFIIVQRSSLFAKWINRGEGRTPWMTVYASVGSSLLEWLSAGITFSVIAGYILGGVHFQPVMSLYVIAAIAGILSMAPGGIGAFDLIALLGMQQMGYASERAMAVLVIFRLFYYVVPWLIGLVLAALEIGQQGIRLLRGSAMETSLNTWQKIWGWPGQYTFLSDLGGWALGKLVLVAGLILLLSAATPELLYRLRFTENLLSLPIMRLSHHLSVVIGFMLVLLSRGISLHIRRAYIWSGVLLGLGAVFAFTKGFDYEEAIFLLLVAFLLWISRARFYRISAPISRQSLLGWLLLTSFIALSYDLLASYSHRGFFKALRPGAQPEWLQQHGHFAYTAVGGLAAAWLLLSMVVALRPNRRAEALTAPPDMDRLRRYLETEPGNALTHVLFTGDKSFYWAQDGKVMFPFARVRDKLVVLGDPLGPRNLVNDAISEFRTEADRYGLTVVFYQATPAYLPIYHEQGYRFFKLGEEALVPLDRFTLGGKRNSDLRSVAHRFEREGCTFELAKPPHGAELLQELRQISEEWLRGRAEKGYSLGWFDESYLQLAPLALLRDAEDAVIAFASLAPGYDGGAAVSIDLMRHRLKSPNGTMDFLFISLLEWAKAEGYARFNLGNAPLSSVGRNAGSLREEKIAHLVFKRGGHWYGFLGLRRYKEKFSPEWEPRYLAYPVSLSLPVLTLDLVRLVSRHPKARK
- a CDS encoding FMN-binding protein — encoded protein: MKNTKNLSVLLLMLTLILTACGNSNNNSAATASPSSEPTTAATSTAETSAAPAAGVFKDGVYKAEYDRNDVRNWKAYVEVTVTGGKIEKAYYDYINEAGELRSKNEAYIKGFSEANKFTPREAFDKLGQELVTSQDAAKVDAVSGATHSSRNFNELAAAALIKAEAGDTATAIVPLYEDGTYKVAADTFDDHGWKPQIDLEIKDHKIASVQFDYVNEAGKLKTEDADYKTAMEAKNKTYPAKYTEELEKQLVEKQSIGSVDAVSGATTSSNNFKALVEYALDDLAEIGDTKPAAIKIEE
- a CDS encoding CbiQ family ECF transporter T component, which produces MLDEPTAGLDPPAARALLETAAELKRGGYTIVVATHDLDCFFPLADQVAVLAQGALRYSGPPDGLWKGARVLEDAGLEPPAYIRIGRMLMRQGGLDVLPAGAGDLLAKLDPLRLAYPGGGACPGAGNGERPAAACLSFTAGGAASDAITASDTDTDLADGSGSAKRQGGTVLRTLDPRVKWLAMALWSLVLLGMKSILPLALATVLVAVLLACGGITRKRAVWFYRPFLPMFLFLWLLSAFSWSGSDGAASFAFSPEGALTGGLAVLRLGLLVSLGFLFTETTSGGPLREGLEWAIAPLGRLGVRTRNWSLAVSVTLQFIPWILGKISALQLALASRGSRKRGLARWTPRQISLMAVPLLLQVIGMGDELSTAIEARGYDPSKPRTPWLVLSWRRKDTAALLLILLAAALLWWLSRSG